The following are from one region of the Thermoproteus uzoniensis 768-20 genome:
- a CDS encoding aldo/keto reductase, whose translation MDYIKLGKTDMKVSRIGLGVWQFDEYAWGPMDYERAKSIVARAYELGINFFDTAAVYGRGRSEEFLGRAVRELGLRDRVYIATKIPGDWHRRGDVFKSVENQRRRLGVDAIDLIQLHWPSCWHNVPICETMKALEELVDRGLVRYIGVSNYPPQLLEAGRWCLSKTDIATSQNRYNLLERDADKELLPYLRRNGIALIAWSPLAKGAVTGKYTADNLPAFNDVRRNDPLFQPDNLRTAEPLIAEVKRLAAKYGKTPAQIALNWMIRDPIIYPIPGAKTPEQVAENAGAVGWSLSEADWAALDKISREVSEKISYVTF comes from the coding sequence ATGGACTACATAAAGTTGGGTAAAACCGACATGAAGGTTTCTAGGATAGGCCTAGGCGTGTGGCAGTTCGACGAATACGCCTGGGGGCCTATGGACTACGAGAGGGCCAAGTCCATAGTGGCGAGGGCCTACGAGCTCGGCATAAACTTCTTCGACACGGCGGCGGTCTACGGCAGGGGGAGGTCCGAGGAGTTCTTGGGGAGGGCGGTCAGAGAGCTGGGGCTGAGGGACAGAGTCTACATCGCCACGAAGATACCGGGCGACTGGCACAGAAGAGGCGACGTGTTCAAGTCTGTGGAGAACCAGAGGAGGAGGCTCGGCGTAGACGCGATAGACCTCATCCAGCTCCACTGGCCCTCTTGTTGGCACAACGTGCCCATATGCGAGACCATGAAGGCCCTCGAGGAGCTCGTCGACAGAGGCCTCGTGAGGTATATAGGGGTCAGCAACTACCCGCCCCAGCTGCTGGAGGCCGGCAGGTGGTGCCTCTCCAAGACCGACATAGCGACGAGCCAAAACCGCTACAATCTGCTGGAGAGAGACGCCGACAAGGAGCTCCTGCCCTATCTCAGGAGGAACGGGATAGCGCTCATAGCCTGGTCCCCGCTCGCCAAGGGCGCCGTCACCGGCAAATACACGGCCGACAATCTGCCTGCCTTCAACGACGTGAGGAGGAACGACCCGCTATTCCAGCCCGACAACTTGAGGACGGCGGAGCCCCTCATAGCCGAGGTGAAGAGGCTCGCGGCCAAATACGGCAAGACCCCCGCGCAGATCGCGCTCAACTGGATGATAAGGGACCCCATAATCTACCCGATACCGGGCGCCAAGACACCGGAGCAAGTCGCCGAGAACGCGGGGGCCGTCGGCTGGTCTCTGTCGGAGGCGGACTGGGCGGCGCTCGACAAGATAAGCAGAGAGGTCTCCGAGAAGATTAGCTACGTCACGTTCTAA
- a CDS encoding HEPN domain-containing protein, with translation MAHEIWARKAARHREYAREDLAKGRYDSAAFLAQQAAELLLKGVLIRLTGSRPLTYSVSELLSYLAKVLDKPVPEDAVRCAGSLESHYVQARYPDVRLNEYMRWEAEEAVRCMESV, from the coding sequence GTGGCGCACGAAATCTGGGCGAGGAAGGCGGCGAGGCATAGGGAGTACGCCAGGGAGGATCTGGCCAAGGGCCGGTACGACTCGGCCGCCTTCCTCGCCCAGCAAGCCGCCGAGCTCCTCCTAAAGGGGGTGCTGATAAGGCTGACGGGCTCCCGGCCCTTGACGTATTCGGTGTCCGAGCTGTTGTCCTATCTGGCGAAGGTGCTCGACAAGCCGGTCCCGGAGGACGCGGTGAGGTGCGCCGGGTCGTTGGAGTCCCACTACGTGCAGGCCCGGTATCCCGACGTCCGGCTCAACGAGTACATGAGGTGGGAGGCGGAGGAGGCGGTGAGGTGTATGGAATCTGTGTAG
- a CDS encoding nucleotidyltransferase domain-containing protein: protein MFERWLEALREVSREREEAAQHLVEELCRKAVAVALFGSRARGDHTPLSDWDFLAVVESGEYRVEQSGVGQIVWLPLDKLEDVLGWSMVILDAVADGKLLCGDAARFEELRAAVLDYARRRGLVRRAGGWFREPQRRAES, encoded by the coding sequence ATGTTCGAGAGGTGGCTGGAGGCTCTGCGTGAGGTGTCGAGGGAGAGGGAGGAGGCCGCCCAGCACCTCGTGGAGGAGCTCTGCAGAAAGGCCGTGGCCGTCGCGCTCTTCGGCTCGCGCGCCAGGGGGGATCACACGCCGCTCAGCGATTGGGACTTTCTGGCCGTCGTCGAGAGCGGCGAGTACCGGGTGGAGCAGAGCGGGGTCGGCCAAATCGTCTGGCTCCCTCTAGACAAGCTCGAGGACGTGTTGGGCTGGTCCATGGTGATCCTCGACGCGGTGGCCGATGGGAAGCTCCTGTGCGGCGACGCGGCGAGGTTTGAGGAGCTGAGAGCCGCGGTCCTCGACTACGCGAGGAGGCGGGGGCTCGTGAGGAGGGCCGGAGGGTGGTTCCGCGAGCCGCAGAGACGCGCCGAGAGCTGA
- a CDS encoding SLC13 family permease, with amino-acid sequence MDLLPFLVAGVVVAVVAASIRYRPDVPAFLGLLALVGLGVYRLEEALSFLVSPAVVTLFGAMAIGYVISESGAMELVGSAILSRVRSLPLVALLIYLAAGLMSAFVSDIAVMLAMSAMLSNAARKLKAPPAAYVIPLSFAVVLGGRITMVGTSANIVLLGDYAANTGERLSIFAFTPELLVSYLITAPLLVAAALLIQRFARGIAAPRKMLVMRATVGESLDGADKGEVERKFGVQILARARTLSKFSSVLIRGPIDELPSLLSSKDLSVEPLGERKSDYVELLIVTPRSRLVGRSLYSEPVHELFPVSVIGLVPSGRVYSLETYEFRPGDEILVAGDEKAIGRLASAYGLARSKEQVKLFSPRLAASGVAGLAAAVALSEFLPTALAFIVGALVALLGGGRPVERLYQAVSWDALIYVGSFIAIGRAAAELGLLSPLTPYLSSPAALFAVGLALSNTVGAVPAATLLGPLIAEKSALLALIASIMPLFLPFAHPAVYLAYRQSDMPLKDYLKASSLGLAAAAAAAYIALFLLRI; translated from the coding sequence ATGGACCTCCTTCCGTTTCTTGTGGCCGGCGTCGTGGTCGCCGTCGTCGCCGCGTCTATCCGCTATAGGCCCGACGTGCCGGCCTTCCTGGGGCTCCTCGCGCTGGTCGGCCTCGGCGTCTATAGGCTGGAGGAGGCCCTCTCTTTTCTCGTGAGCCCGGCCGTGGTCACCCTCTTCGGTGCCATGGCCATAGGCTACGTCATATCGGAGTCCGGGGCTATGGAGCTCGTGGGGAGCGCCATACTGTCGAGGGTGAGGAGCCTGCCCTTGGTGGCCCTCCTAATCTACCTCGCCGCCGGGCTCATGTCGGCATTCGTGTCGGACATAGCGGTAATGCTCGCCATGTCGGCTATGCTGTCCAACGCGGCCAGGAAGCTCAAGGCCCCGCCCGCCGCCTACGTCATACCGCTGTCGTTCGCCGTGGTGCTGGGCGGCAGAATCACCATGGTGGGGACGTCCGCCAACATAGTCCTCTTGGGCGACTACGCGGCGAACACGGGGGAGAGGCTGAGCATATTCGCCTTCACGCCCGAGCTCCTCGTCTCATACCTCATCACGGCGCCTCTCCTCGTCGCCGCGGCTCTGCTGATACAGAGATTCGCCAGGGGGATCGCCGCGCCCAGGAAGATGTTGGTCATGAGAGCTACCGTGGGCGAGTCCCTCGACGGCGCCGACAAGGGCGAGGTGGAGCGGAAGTTCGGCGTGCAGATCCTGGCGAGGGCCCGGACGCTCTCTAAGTTCAGCTCGGTGCTGATAAGGGGTCCCATAGACGAGCTCCCCTCCCTCCTGTCGTCCAAGGACCTCTCGGTGGAGCCGCTCGGCGAGAGGAAGAGCGACTACGTGGAGCTGTTGATAGTGACTCCCCGGTCGCGGCTGGTGGGGCGCAGCCTCTACTCAGAGCCCGTCCACGAGCTCTTCCCGGTGTCGGTCATCGGGCTTGTCCCCAGCGGCCGGGTGTACAGCCTCGAGACCTACGAGTTCAGGCCTGGCGACGAGATATTGGTGGCTGGGGACGAGAAGGCCATCGGCAGGCTCGCCTCGGCGTACGGGCTGGCGAGATCCAAGGAGCAGGTCAAGCTCTTCAGCCCGCGCCTGGCGGCCTCCGGCGTGGCCGGCCTGGCGGCGGCCGTGGCGCTGAGCGAGTTCCTCCCCACCGCCTTGGCCTTCATAGTGGGGGCCCTCGTCGCGCTTCTCGGCGGCGGGAGGCCGGTGGAGAGGCTGTACCAGGCCGTCTCGTGGGACGCCTTGATCTACGTGGGCTCCTTCATAGCCATAGGCCGGGCGGCGGCTGAGCTGGGCCTTCTGAGCCCTCTGACGCCCTATCTGTCGAGCCCGGCGGCCCTCTTCGCCGTCGGCCTCGCGCTGTCCAACACCGTAGGCGCGGTGCCCGCCGCCACGTTGCTGGGGCCGCTGATAGCCGAGAAGAGCGCCCTCCTAGCCCTCATCGCCTCAATCATGCCGCTCTTTCTGCCCTTCGCGCACCCCGCCGTCTACCTCGCCTACAGGCAGTCCGACATGCCGCTCAAGGACTACCTAAAGGCCTCTTCCCTCGGCCTCGCCGCCGCGGCGGCCGCCGCCTACATCGCCCTATTCCTCCTAAGGATTTAG
- a CDS encoding ABC transporter substrate-binding protein gives MATRRDFLKIGASLVVGLGVGYGLASLFRGTTVQGATPSTTLALSTTSSTSSTSSTTAPTKKSTFKLAVVSFETGPASIFGIPAINAAKMLVEQINASGGILGARVELDIRDESGGPDKMVTLYRQLVEQEGVDAYIGLISSADCLAVAPVAEELGRVLTVFFDCATVQLVDNKMMKRVVFRPAGTTVTDGVALARYVVETMPDIKTVAGLNQDYAYGHDEWNDFKAALLDLKPDVQIVGEFFTPLFTSDYSAQISKIMSLKPDLLHTSFWGPDLVNLIKQGSAMGLFNSVKVAFARGEFGLGYGMPDGQLVEGPNYHAFPNPRFYWINKDFIQKYQASFGEVPTYPAYHMANAVLAVKYAYEVAAAVENVGWPDLNAVVKVLENLAYPTPGGYVVMTPTHNAMCGAVVGQSKGGKLANLRYYVPEETNPPPGVTSADWLKGIA, from the coding sequence ATGGCGACAAGAAGGGATTTCTTAAAGATAGGAGCATCTCTCGTAGTCGGGCTCGGTGTGGGGTATGGGCTGGCATCGCTGTTTAGAGGGACTACAGTTCAAGGCGCAACGCCGTCGACAACCCTCGCCCTATCGACGACCTCGTCCACATCGTCGACATCCTCCACGACCGCGCCGACGAAGAAATCCACCTTTAAGCTCGCCGTAGTCAGCTTCGAGACAGGGCCCGCCTCCATCTTCGGCATACCCGCCATAAACGCGGCCAAGATGCTGGTGGAGCAGATAAACGCCAGCGGCGGCATACTGGGCGCCCGCGTAGAGCTTGACATACGGGATGAAAGCGGGGGGCCAGACAAGATGGTCACCTTGTACAGACAGCTGGTGGAGCAAGAGGGCGTCGACGCCTACATAGGGCTTATCTCGAGCGCCGACTGCCTCGCCGTCGCCCCCGTCGCCGAGGAGCTCGGGAGAGTGCTGACCGTCTTCTTCGACTGCGCGACCGTCCAGCTAGTCGACAACAAAATGATGAAGCGGGTTGTGTTCAGGCCGGCGGGGACCACCGTGACGGACGGCGTCGCGCTGGCGAGATACGTGGTGGAGACCATGCCAGATATAAAGACCGTGGCTGGATTGAACCAGGACTACGCCTACGGCCACGACGAGTGGAACGACTTCAAGGCGGCTCTCCTCGACCTCAAGCCCGACGTCCAGATAGTCGGCGAGTTCTTCACGCCTCTCTTCACCAGCGACTACTCGGCCCAGATATCCAAGATAATGAGCCTCAAGCCAGATCTGCTCCACACGTCGTTCTGGGGGCCCGATCTGGTCAACTTGATAAAGCAGGGGTCCGCCATGGGCCTCTTCAACTCGGTGAAGGTGGCCTTCGCCAGAGGCGAGTTCGGCTTGGGCTACGGCATGCCCGACGGCCAGCTCGTGGAGGGCCCCAACTACCACGCCTTCCCCAACCCGAGGTTCTATTGGATAAACAAAGACTTTATACAGAAATATCAGGCGTCTTTCGGCGAAGTGCCCACATACCCCGCATACCACATGGCCAACGCCGTGCTCGCCGTCAAGTACGCCTACGAGGTGGCGGCGGCTGTGGAGAACGTGGGGTGGCCGGACCTAAACGCCGTGGTGAAGGTCTTGGAAAACCTCGCCTACCCGACGCCGGGAGGATACGTCGTGATGACGCCGACCCACAACGCCATGTGCGGCGCCGTGGTGGGACAGTCCAAGGGCGGCAAGCTGGCTAACTTGAGATACTACGTGCCCGAGGAGACGAACCCGCCGCCGGGCGTCACGAGCGCAGATTGGCTTAAGGGGATAGCGTGA
- a CDS encoding DUF72 domain-containing protein: MEVFVGTSGWMYGWNPDSLDWYVSSSGLNAVELNASFYRFPSRRQVESWARKGGGLRWAVKIHRYVTHVKRLKEDSLGAFGKFKELFAPLDPYIDFYLAQLPPGFDKRRENVERLKKFAEASGLGRRLAVEFRHGSWFSEDTAALCEELGITAVSVDEPGATWIVEINGVVYLRMHGRSAWYAHEYAAEELEEVAGRILSLRPEKVYVFFNNDHWMLENARAMLHLLRRN; encoded by the coding sequence GTGGAGGTGTTCGTTGGGACGAGCGGCTGGATGTACGGCTGGAACCCCGACTCGCTGGACTGGTACGTGTCTAGCTCGGGCCTCAACGCCGTGGAGCTCAACGCCTCCTTCTACCGGTTTCCCTCCAGGAGGCAGGTGGAGTCCTGGGCCAGGAAGGGCGGAGGCCTGCGGTGGGCCGTGAAGATACACCGGTACGTAACCCACGTGAAGAGGCTGAAGGAGGACTCCCTCGGCGCGTTCGGGAAGTTCAAGGAGCTCTTCGCGCCGCTCGACCCCTACATAGACTTCTACTTGGCCCAGCTCCCGCCCGGCTTCGACAAGAGGCGGGAGAACGTGGAGAGGCTCAAGAAATTCGCAGAGGCGTCGGGGCTCGGCCGGAGGCTCGCCGTGGAGTTCAGGCACGGGAGCTGGTTCTCCGAGGACACAGCCGCCTTATGCGAGGAGCTAGGTATAACCGCGGTGTCGGTCGACGAGCCGGGCGCCACCTGGATAGTGGAGATCAACGGCGTGGTGTACCTCCGCATGCACGGCAGATCTGCGTGGTACGCCCACGAGTACGCCGCCGAGGAGCTCGAGGAGGTGGCGGGGAGAATCCTCTCGCTGAGGCCCGAGAAGGTCTACGTCTTCTTCAACAACGACCACTGGATGTTGGAGAACGCCCGCGCCATGTTGCACCTACTGAGAAGAAATTAA
- a CDS encoding ABC transporter permease, whose protein sequence is MFVLLFIVSYALAGPASKLLETQINLEARALVSQLLKSGHVSSQQAQQVYNSIVQQLYNAYGLNKPVYIRVFYIIYNMLTFNWGYSEYPSEYGVSSGRVSDIIASALPGTILLDTFGILLSAFIGIQIGLRSALKYGSRTDRAVMYYGAISNGLPQWWVGVILLLVFSFYLSTIKSPIYFPAGGILSPQYYAEWFTSPVSVLTNPKALADLLWHFVLPLATVLIVNIGGWAYFARTVTLNTAQEDFVTFAKIKGLPDGRITSRYILRPAAPAILTSILLTLPFIIFGGFLITEAVFRWWGLGYVYNIAIFAPTPDMPVIVALTYASTLLYIGIVLVLEVLYVVLDPRIRSE, encoded by the coding sequence ATGTTTGTACTCCTTTTCATAGTATCTTATGCATTAGCAGGTCCTGCCTCTAAATTGTTAGAGACCCAGATAAATCTAGAGGCGAGGGCTTTGGTCTCGCAACTCCTTAAATCGGGACATGTCAGCTCTCAACAAGCCCAGCAAGTCTACAACTCCATAGTGCAACAGCTGTACAACGCGTATGGTCTGAACAAGCCGGTCTACATACGCGTGTTCTACATAATATACAATATGTTGACGTTTAACTGGGGCTATTCGGAATACCCGAGCGAGTACGGTGTGTCGTCTGGCAGAGTCTCCGACATAATCGCCTCAGCCCTCCCCGGCACCATCCTCCTGGACACCTTCGGCATCCTCCTTAGTGCATTTATAGGGATACAGATAGGCTTGAGGTCTGCGCTGAAGTACGGCAGTAGGACCGACCGCGCAGTCATGTACTACGGCGCTATATCCAACGGGCTCCCCCAGTGGTGGGTCGGCGTCATTCTGCTCTTGGTGTTCAGTTTCTATCTAAGCACCATAAAATCGCCTATATACTTCCCCGCAGGCGGCATACTGAGCCCTCAGTACTATGCCGAGTGGTTCACGTCGCCGGTCTCGGTCTTGACAAATCCCAAGGCGCTGGCCGATCTCCTATGGCACTTCGTCCTGCCGCTTGCCACGGTCCTCATAGTGAACATAGGCGGCTGGGCCTACTTCGCCAGGACCGTGACCCTCAACACCGCCCAGGAGGACTTCGTCACGTTCGCCAAGATTAAGGGGTTGCCCGACGGCAGGATAACCAGCAGGTATATACTCAGACCGGCGGCGCCCGCCATATTGACCAGCATATTGTTGACTCTGCCGTTCATAATATTCGGCGGCTTCCTCATAACAGAGGCGGTGTTCCGCTGGTGGGGCCTGGGATACGTCTACAACATAGCTATCTTCGCGCCTACGCCCGACATGCCGGTCATAGTTGCGCTGACCTACGCCTCCACGTTGCTATATATAGGCATAGTCCTCGTCCTCGAGGTGCTGTACGTAGTACTGGATCCAAGGATCAGGAGCGAGTAG
- the argF gene encoding ornithine carbamoyltransferase gives MFRGRDVLTLMEFRPDEVVALLEMAKGFKARYHAGEVYTPIHLGKTAVLIFEKPSTRTRVSTSAAAYQLGMNVIVANPQELQLGRGETVPDTARTLSRYAHVIAARVFKHETLEELAQYADVPVLNLLSDKFHPLQSLADALTLWEKKGRLNGLKVAFVGDVGNNVAASLAVIGSKLGWEVRLVGPRQLWRNDLSRLAEDAGLTGARVYQTDSLEELKGVDAVYTDVWVSMGFEKEAEERERLLRPYQVNASVMELAGPQALFMHCLPAHRGMEVTDDVIDGPRSVVWDQAENRLHTAKAVLAAVTP, from the coding sequence ATGTTTCGGGGGAGGGACGTCCTCACGTTGATGGAGTTCAGGCCGGACGAGGTCGTCGCGTTGCTGGAGATGGCCAAGGGGTTCAAGGCCAGATACCACGCGGGGGAGGTATACACGCCGATACACCTCGGCAAGACGGCCGTCCTGATATTCGAGAAGCCGTCTACGAGGACGAGGGTCTCCACGTCGGCCGCGGCGTACCAGCTCGGCATGAACGTCATAGTCGCGAACCCACAGGAGCTCCAGCTGGGCAGAGGGGAGACCGTGCCCGACACGGCGAGGACCCTATCGCGGTACGCCCACGTGATAGCCGCCAGAGTGTTCAAGCACGAGACGTTGGAGGAGCTGGCCCAGTACGCGGACGTCCCCGTGCTGAACCTCTTGTCGGACAAGTTCCACCCGCTCCAGTCTCTCGCCGACGCGTTGACCCTCTGGGAGAAGAAGGGGCGCCTCAACGGCCTGAAGGTGGCGTTTGTGGGCGACGTGGGGAACAACGTGGCGGCGAGCCTGGCGGTGATAGGCTCCAAGCTGGGCTGGGAGGTGAGGCTGGTGGGCCCAAGACAGCTGTGGCGCAACGACTTGTCGAGGCTGGCCGAGGACGCCGGGCTGACCGGCGCGCGGGTGTACCAGACCGACTCGCTGGAGGAGCTCAAGGGCGTCGACGCGGTGTATACCGACGTCTGGGTCTCCATGGGCTTCGAGAAGGAGGCCGAGGAGAGGGAGAGGCTTCTGAGGCCCTACCAGGTGAACGCGTCCGTCATGGAGCTGGCAGGCCCGCAGGCGCTCTTCATGCACTGCCTGCCCGCGCATAGGGGCATGGAGGTCACAGACGACGTCATAGACGGCCCCAGATCCGTGGTGTGGGACCAGGCGGAGAACAGACTACACACGGCGAAGGCCGTCCTAGCCGCCGTGACGCCCTAG
- a CDS encoding ABC transporter substrate-binding protein has translation MASRKVIVLAALAAAVLVLSAYLSTAQTTSSSSMPQTITVTEVPKDQVALYFQSGKIDMYLNPWALPTNVLAQLQQNPNVTFVSPGMISAYDLLFNPYPSNTTFNPFAYRQFRFLMNYLVHRSAIVQQVFHGLATPMVAWPGPFALNSYLLIVPFVSQYNIHYDPTYVNASIWALFRQINQTDPVWHGRILWINGKWYYIPPNSTTPQPVTIIFFIRNDDPYRYQMGLMFSEALQSLGFTIKPIYGTLTDALSTVYSSNPASMEWQIYTEAWSITPMPWDTGAGASFCASWSGNMPGWGTSGYWQYSNATIDKITQWVSTGNFTSLDQFKQLSKIALSDCFAEAVRVWQVARAAAYPVASNLRNFMPSVLGLETPYGVKFAYVPGKTTLTVGMLHVKQYPWNPIQWIVGVDAYTADVVQGWLFDPFAYYDPFSGEPMPFRGAWSVQLSPNSSAIYPVPPNAVVWNATLGKWVTVGPGKMARAVIRYYYNGTWLGTNWQDGQPITMADVLMYWYWYLDLAQGAPDLGANAAQISDLQGALQPSASTVVGLQFFPNGTVVVYSNYWFPDPNIVGSYYAPGYIWSIPWELYAAMFQAMKDGKLALTSSEAQSMKIPTADLTASDSAKILAGYLQQWSQTGFIWDNGSWACVPGLGCVLNSTEAVQDYQDALSFYNQYGHLFISNGPYILKSLVSVTPQSAVLVLWSGYPFSYSYWYSELYGTLPSVPSNPLASVVSVTPTTLVAGQSNTITVTVQGVGLPRAYVYVTNPQGQVVYSGTVTSSTPGQLTLTLPASALTVPGVYTLNMMIYTDKVTVPTTYSATLAVVTAVTVTTSSVATVTTSSVATTTVATTPGWVWALVAVVVILIIAVAVLAIRRR, from the coding sequence ATGGCGTCCCGGAAAGTGATAGTACTGGCGGCCCTCGCGGCCGCCGTACTAGTGCTGTCGGCGTATCTCTCGACTGCCCAGACGACGTCCAGCTCGTCGATGCCCCAGACAATAACAGTGACGGAGGTGCCTAAGGACCAGGTAGCGCTCTATTTCCAGAGTGGGAAGATAGACATGTATCTCAACCCGTGGGCTCTGCCCACAAACGTGCTGGCGCAGTTACAGCAGAACCCCAACGTCACGTTCGTGAGCCCCGGCATGATATCTGCGTACGACCTTCTGTTCAACCCCTACCCCAGCAACACGACGTTCAACCCCTTCGCCTATAGGCAGTTCCGCTTCTTGATGAACTACCTAGTCCACAGAAGCGCCATAGTGCAGCAAGTGTTCCACGGCTTGGCCACGCCCATGGTGGCTTGGCCCGGCCCGTTTGCGCTCAACAGCTACCTACTGATAGTCCCGTTCGTGTCGCAGTACAATATCCACTACGACCCGACCTACGTCAACGCCTCTATATGGGCCCTCTTCAGACAGATAAACCAGACCGACCCCGTCTGGCACGGCAGAATACTCTGGATTAACGGCAAGTGGTACTATATCCCGCCCAACTCCACCACGCCGCAACCCGTCACCATAATATTCTTCATAAGGAACGACGACCCCTACCGCTACCAGATGGGCTTGATGTTCTCCGAGGCTCTCCAGTCGCTCGGCTTCACCATAAAGCCCATATACGGCACGTTGACTGATGCGCTGAGCACGGTCTACAGCTCCAACCCCGCCTCCATGGAGTGGCAGATATACACTGAGGCTTGGTCCATAACTCCTATGCCGTGGGACACCGGCGCCGGCGCCAGCTTCTGCGCCTCGTGGTCGGGCAACATGCCGGGCTGGGGCACCAGCGGCTACTGGCAGTACAGCAACGCTACTATAGACAAAATAACCCAGTGGGTCTCTACAGGCAACTTCACCAGCCTCGACCAGTTCAAGCAATTGTCCAAGATAGCGCTTTCGGACTGTTTCGCCGAGGCGGTGAGGGTGTGGCAAGTGGCTAGAGCCGCCGCCTACCCGGTAGCCAGCAACTTACGGAACTTCATGCCGTCTGTGTTGGGCCTCGAGACGCCCTATGGCGTGAAGTTCGCCTACGTGCCTGGCAAGACCACCCTCACAGTCGGCATGCTCCACGTCAAGCAGTATCCGTGGAACCCGATACAGTGGATAGTGGGCGTAGACGCCTATACGGCCGACGTGGTGCAGGGCTGGCTGTTCGACCCGTTTGCCTACTACGACCCGTTCTCGGGCGAGCCGATGCCCTTCAGAGGCGCTTGGTCAGTCCAGCTTAGCCCCAACAGCTCGGCCATATACCCCGTGCCGCCCAACGCGGTAGTCTGGAACGCGACTTTGGGCAAGTGGGTCACGGTAGGCCCCGGCAAGATGGCCAGGGCCGTTATTAGGTATTACTACAACGGCACTTGGCTCGGCACCAACTGGCAGGACGGCCAGCCCATAACCATGGCCGACGTCCTCATGTACTGGTACTGGTATCTCGACCTAGCGCAGGGAGCGCCCGACCTGGGCGCCAACGCTGCCCAGATCAGCGATCTCCAAGGCGCGTTGCAGCCCAGCGCCAGCACTGTAGTAGGGTTGCAGTTCTTCCCCAACGGGACCGTGGTGGTGTACTCGAACTACTGGTTCCCAGACCCCAACATAGTGGGCTCGTACTACGCGCCCGGCTATATCTGGTCTATCCCGTGGGAGCTCTACGCGGCTATGTTCCAGGCCATGAAGGACGGCAAGCTGGCGCTGACAAGTAGCGAGGCCCAGTCGATGAAGATACCTACTGCCGACCTCACTGCCAGCGACAGCGCGAAGATATTGGCTGGATACCTACAGCAGTGGAGCCAGACCGGATTCATCTGGGATAACGGCTCTTGGGCTTGCGTGCCCGGCTTGGGCTGTGTGTTGAACAGTACGGAGGCCGTACAGGACTACCAGGACGCCCTCAGCTTCTACAACCAGTACGGCCACCTCTTCATAAGCAACGGCCCCTACATACTCAAGTCCCTCGTCTCGGTGACGCCGCAGTCGGCGGTGCTCGTGCTGTGGAGCGGATACCCGTTCAGCTACAGCTACTGGTACAGTGAGCTGTACGGCACACTGCCGTCAGTCCCGTCCAACCCGCTGGCCTCCGTCGTCAGCGTGACGCCCACGACGCTGGTTGCTGGGCAATCTAACACAATAACTGTGACTGTGCAGGGTGTTGGATTGCCTAGGGCGTATGTGTACGTCACCAACCCGCAGGGACAGGTAGTCTACAGCGGCACCGTGACGTCCTCGACTCCCGGCCAGCTGACGCTCACTCTGCCGGCAAGCGCTTTGACCGTGCCGGGCGTCTACACGCTTAACATGATGATCTATACGGACAAGGTGACGGTGCCCACCACGTACTCGGCCACGCTGGCCGTCGTGACCGCCGTAACGGTCACCACGTCCTCTGTCGCCACGGTCACCACGTCGTCGGTGGCCACCACGACGGTGGCTACGACGCCGGGTTGGGTCTGGGCTCTCGTCGCGGTAGTGGTCATACTCATAATCGCGGTCGCGGTCCTGGCTATTAGAAGGCGCTGA